A genomic stretch from Candidatus Avedoeria danica includes:
- a CDS encoding DUF4401 domain-containing protein, translating into MILPPPTLGDALAAAGLPRDAGAGGTGAANAGGSPWYVRLLVAGLAWAAALSVTGFLAATGMIDEDAFAYWGIAAAAASIVLARRGPSDADARGAVADFVAQLALVLSLLARVLVFIGVGAWANGDQAVIGGAMAALEIVLFIAYPDFFQRFLASGLACAWLLVVLGDVDDVLFVAYARDVVTLLAAFGGAWLWIDRPRLLAGRLADYAAPAGYGLAVFVVGALLQETIAAFGRFLPGARWPATAGLAIGVVWLLLWVRGRLGRPIVDAGAGVLIVLVAALAYATRIEPGILAAVGVLLLGFLARDGLLHGLGVAAMGATVWHFFYSMNQTMLVKSGILVAGGLVLLGGRWVWLRLAGDPNVGDGR; encoded by the coding sequence ATGATCCTCCCCCCGCCCACGCTCGGCGATGCCCTTGCGGCAGCCGGCCTCCCGCGCGACGCCGGCGCCGGCGGCACCGGCGCAGCGAACGCCGGCGGCAGCCCGTGGTACGTCCGGCTGCTCGTCGCCGGCTTGGCCTGGGCCGCCGCGCTGTCCGTGACGGGCTTCCTGGCGGCCACCGGCATGATCGACGAGGACGCCTTCGCCTATTGGGGCATCGCGGCGGCTGCCGCATCGATCGTCCTCGCCCGCCGGGGCCCGTCCGACGCCGACGCACGCGGCGCGGTGGCCGACTTCGTGGCCCAGCTCGCGCTCGTGCTCAGCCTGCTCGCGCGCGTGCTCGTGTTCATCGGCGTCGGGGCGTGGGCGAACGGTGACCAAGCGGTCATCGGCGGGGCGATGGCCGCCCTCGAGATCGTCCTCTTCATCGCCTACCCGGACTTCTTCCAACGCTTCCTCGCCAGCGGCCTTGCCTGCGCCTGGCTGCTCGTCGTGCTCGGCGACGTCGACGACGTGCTGTTCGTGGCCTACGCGCGGGACGTCGTGACGCTGCTTGCGGCCTTCGGGGGGGCGTGGCTCTGGATCGATCGCCCGCGCCTCCTCGCCGGCCGTCTGGCGGACTACGCCGCGCCGGCCGGTTATGGGCTGGCGGTCTTCGTCGTCGGCGCGCTCCTGCAGGAGACGATCGCGGCGTTCGGCCGGTTCTTGCCCGGCGCGCGCTGGCCGGCCACCGCCGGGCTGGCGATCGGCGTCGTATGGCTCCTGCTGTGGGTGCGCGGGCGGCTCGGCCGGCCGATCGTCGATGCCGGCGCCGGCGTGCTCATCGTCCTCGTCGCCGCGCTCGCGTACGCCACCCGGATCGAGCCGGGCATCCTGGCCGCCGTCGGCGTGCTGCTCCTCGGCTTCCTGGCGCGCGACGGGCTGCTGCACGGCCTCGGCGTCGCGGCGATGGGCGCGACGGTCTGGCACTTCTTCTACAGCATGAACCAGACGATGCTCGTCAAGAGCGGGATCCTCGTGGCCGGCGGGCTCGTTCTCCTGGGCGGGCGCTGGGTCTGGCTGCGGTTGGCGGGCGATCCGAACGTGGGCGACGGCCGATGA
- a CDS encoding DUF2157 domain-containing protein, producing MSSPTRPATPARLRRLHAAGALDADGYRRVLAAALALPPAAAWRRFLDRLMLAIGATLTVTGIVAFFAYNWASLGRLGRVGLVELALVTVGGVALWAGVDRLGGQLAGMAAVALTGVLLGAIGQAYQQGADPWTLFAVTAALGLPWLMATRFAPLWLLELILANLALGLWWIIDLGDDGGAVARFLLALSALNGGAWLSWTQGAASAGLSAGRWLPRVVALAALAPLAIGAAAYVAIDVLRYDAGPDDLRFGPSGLAVFVVWLIVTAAILVLFRRRWPDLFMLAAAMLGICTVLTAAMFRWLIEWVQRSSDVGGPWLVMAAFLLAEGGLTAIWLRRQQLAMAAAEDDAP from the coding sequence ATGTCCTCCCCCACCCGCCCCGCCACCCCTGCCCGCCTGCGCCGCCTGCATGCCGCCGGCGCGCTCGACGCCGACGGCTATCGGCGGGTGCTGGCCGCGGCGTTGGCGCTGCCCCCCGCGGCGGCATGGCGGCGGTTCCTGGACCGGTTGATGCTGGCCATCGGCGCGACGCTGACCGTCACCGGCATCGTCGCGTTCTTTGCCTACAACTGGGCCAGCCTGGGCCGTCTTGGGCGCGTCGGGCTCGTCGAGCTCGCCCTCGTGACGGTCGGGGGGGTGGCGCTGTGGGCCGGTGTCGACCGGCTCGGCGGGCAGCTGGCGGGCATGGCCGCCGTGGCGCTCACCGGCGTCCTCCTCGGGGCGATCGGCCAGGCGTACCAGCAGGGCGCCGACCCTTGGACGCTCTTTGCCGTCACCGCCGCTCTCGGCCTGCCGTGGCTGATGGCGACGCGCTTCGCGCCGCTCTGGCTGCTCGAGTTGATCCTGGCGAACCTCGCCCTTGGGCTGTGGTGGATCATCGACCTCGGGGACGACGGTGGCGCCGTCGCGCGTTTTCTCCTCGCGCTCAGCGCGCTGAACGGCGGCGCCTGGCTGTCATGGACGCAGGGCGCGGCGAGCGCCGGACTGTCGGCGGGGCGCTGGCTCCCGCGCGTCGTCGCGCTGGCCGCGCTGGCGCCGCTGGCGATCGGTGCGGCGGCGTACGTCGCCATCGACGTGCTGCGGTACGATGCCGGCCCGGATGACCTCCGGTTCGGGCCGAGCGGGCTGGCGGTGTTCGTCGTCTGGCTCATCGTGACGGCGGCGATTCTCGTCCTCTTCCGCCGCCGCTGGCCCGACCTGTTCATGCTGGCGGCGGCGATGCTCGGAATCTGCACGGTGCTCACGGCGGCCATGTTCCGCTGGCTGATCGAATGGGTCCAGCGGTCGAGCGATGTCGGCGGGCCGTGGCTCGTCATGGCCGCGTTCCTGTTGGCCGAGGGCGGCCTGACGGCGATCTGGCTGCGGCGCCAGCAGCTGGCGATGGCGGCCGCGGAGGACGACGCCCCATGA
- a CDS encoding GDYXXLXY domain-containing protein, whose translation MISRRTLGALGLVAALAFANAQLVGLERLFGGEGRQVLMPLAPVDPLSYIQGRFVALRYRLEGDESLITTPVRVDGEEVERWRMWPRVGKMAVAVDANGVATAIRLHVESVPVAPDEVLWRYRKSDSDLIIGTDAWFCPEERCADFEGTARYGVFRVDATGRVILVGLADEDRALVATPPPRWWTGERVATPTPSP comes from the coding sequence ATGATCTCCCGCCGCACCCTTGGCGCCCTCGGCCTCGTCGCCGCGCTCGCCTTCGCCAACGCCCAGTTGGTCGGCCTCGAGCGCCTGTTCGGCGGCGAGGGCCGCCAGGTCCTCATGCCGTTGGCCCCCGTTGATCCGCTCTCGTACATCCAGGGTCGCTTTGTGGCCCTGCGCTACCGCCTCGAGGGGGACGAAAGCCTGATCACGACGCCCGTGCGGGTCGACGGCGAGGAAGTCGAGCGCTGGCGGATGTGGCCGCGCGTCGGCAAGATGGCCGTCGCCGTGGATGCGAACGGCGTGGCGACGGCCATTCGGCTGCACGTCGAGAGCGTCCCCGTTGCCCCGGACGAAGTCCTGTGGCGCTACCGCAAGTCGGACAGCGACCTCATCATCGGCACGGACGCCTGGTTCTGCCCCGAGGAACGATGCGCCGACTTCGAAGGCACCGCCCGCTACGGCGTCTTCCGCGTCGACGCCACCGGCCGCGTCATCCTCGTCGGCCTGGCGGACGAGGACCGCGCCCTCGTCGCCACCCCGCCGCCGCGCTGGTGGACCGGTGAAAGGGTGGCCACGCCGACGCCGAGCCCGTAA
- a CDS encoding class II fumarate hydratase: MSTPLANPPQTPPPTRPERDSLGDVPVPADALWGASTQRAVDNFSGISGLVFSRRFLHALGLVKLAAAGVNQALGDLPDDLADSIEAAARDVADGAHDAHFPIDVFQTGSGTSTNTNANEVIANLANQRLGQPLGTKAPVHPNDHVNMGQSSNDVIPTAIHVAAALAIVDPADGLRASLLHLADAIDVQARANDDVVKTGRTHLMDAMPVTVGQAFGAWASQIRAAVGRIDALLPELSQLAIGGTAVGTGINTRAGFGKAVAARLSALTGHPFSEADDHFMAQATSDTAAAVSGALSATAVSLMKIANDLRWMNSGPQAGLAEITLPALQPGSSIMPGKINPVIPEAVTMVCAQVIGNHTTITVAAQAANFELSVMLPVIARNLLESIAFLSGAARALADRAVRDLVVNRDHIAGLVERNPILVTALNPVIGYDRAAKIAKQAYAEGRRLKDVTAEQTDLTADEIDRHLDPVALAHPHARD; this comes from the coding sequence ATGTCCACGCCCCTCGCCAATCCGCCCCAGACGCCGCCCCCCACCCGCCCCGAACGCGACTCCCTCGGCGACGTCCCCGTCCCCGCCGACGCCCTCTGGGGCGCCTCCACCCAGCGCGCCGTCGACAACTTCAGCGGCATCAGCGGCCTTGTCTTCTCCCGCCGCTTCCTCCACGCCCTCGGCCTCGTGAAGCTCGCCGCCGCCGGCGTGAACCAGGCGCTGGGCGATCTGCCGGACGACCTCGCCGATTCGATCGAGGCCGCCGCGCGCGACGTCGCCGACGGCGCGCACGACGCGCACTTCCCGATCGACGTCTTCCAGACGGGCTCGGGCACGTCGACGAACACGAACGCGAACGAGGTCATCGCCAACCTCGCCAACCAGCGCCTCGGCCAGCCGCTCGGGACGAAGGCGCCCGTCCACCCGAACGACCACGTGAACATGGGGCAGTCGTCCAACGACGTGATCCCGACGGCCATCCACGTCGCGGCGGCGCTCGCCATCGTCGACCCGGCGGACGGCCTGCGCGCATCGCTGCTGCACCTGGCGGACGCGATCGACGTGCAGGCGCGGGCGAACGACGATGTCGTGAAGACCGGGCGGACGCACCTGATGGACGCGATGCCGGTGACCGTCGGCCAGGCGTTCGGCGCCTGGGCCAGCCAGATTCGCGCCGCCGTCGGACGGATCGACGCCCTCCTGCCCGAGCTCTCGCAGCTGGCGATCGGCGGCACGGCGGTCGGCACCGGCATCAACACGCGCGCCGGGTTCGGGAAGGCGGTCGCGGCGCGGCTGTCGGCGCTGACGGGCCACCCGTTCAGCGAGGCGGACGACCACTTCATGGCCCAGGCCACGAGCGACACCGCCGCGGCCGTTTCGGGCGCGTTGAGCGCGACGGCCGTCAGCCTGATGAAGATCGCCAACGACCTGCGCTGGATGAACTCCGGCCCGCAGGCCGGGTTGGCGGAGATCACGCTGCCGGCGCTGCAGCCGGGCTCGAGCATCATGCCCGGCAAGATCAACCCGGTCATCCCCGAAGCGGTCACGATGGTCTGCGCGCAGGTGATCGGCAACCATACGACGATCACGGTGGCGGCGCAGGCGGCGAACTTCGAGCTGTCCGTCATGCTGCCCGTCATCGCCCGCAACCTCCTCGAGAGCATCGCCTTCTTGTCCGGTGCCGCCCGGGCCCTGGCGGACCGCGCCGTGCGGGATCTCGTCGTGAACCGTGACCACATCGCCGGCCTGGTCGAGCGCAACCCGATCCTGGTGACGGCCCTCAACCCGGTCATCGGCTACGACCGGGCGGCGAAGATCGCCAAGCAGGCCTACGCCGAGGGCCGGCGGCTGAAGGACGTGACGGCCGAGCAGACCGACCTCACGGCCGATGAGATCGACCGCCACCTCGATCCGGTGGCGCTGGCGCACCCGCACGCGCGGGATTGA
- a CDS encoding flotillin family protein, producing MSPFVWLFLAVIALPTAWWLFPRFSGIRFIPNNRVAIVEKRFSGRGSLKSGFIALNGEAGYQPQVLRGGLHFRMPLQYKIHSIPLVTIPQGKLGYIFARDGARLEPGQTLASNSRVVNFEDADAFLRGGGQRGPQRQVLREGIYAFNLAQFAVITDEKVYALALSGEEAEIIKQMADMITQRDGFRAVIIKDADDLAGVVTVHDGPSLPQGAIIAPTMGDDPAHADTYHNSFQDADKFLAAGGMRGRQLQVLVEGTYYLNRLFATVETIPKTVVDVGYVGVVVSYIGEVGTDISGTDYKHGELVTRGSRGVWSEPLLPGKYAFNTYAGKVNMVPTTNFILKWVRSEFGSHNLDENLSEVSLITKDAFEPNLPLSVVIHIDYRQAPLVIQRFGDVKRLVEQTLDPMVSAYFKNIGQTRTLIQLIQERNQIQEQASIEMKAKFHHYNLELEEVLIGTPASSSGDDKIEVILTQLRSRQIAEEQVETYKRQERAAFQERVLREAEARARQQQKLTESEVEITIQSNQGKADYQRALQQAAQIRALAEAEGEKAARIGIGQAMAIEEQVRAYGGPQFQVMQAVMNRFAEAIEASGVDVVPKILIGGSGGGAGGDGSSGGGGAFGGGGGSGSLVEALLAMLLSDKVGGLASAGGGDGEGGGRSPEVEAMRKQIREGMFKKVEEVSEAVAAPPAAPAQSTPSGTGTPGAPAGSTAGATPA from the coding sequence ATGAGCCCGTTCGTCTGGCTGTTCCTGGCCGTCATCGCCCTGCCGACGGCGTGGTGGCTGTTCCCGCGCTTCAGCGGCATCCGCTTCATCCCGAACAACCGCGTCGCGATCGTCGAGAAGCGGTTCAGTGGGCGCGGCTCGCTCAAGAGCGGCTTCATCGCCCTCAACGGCGAGGCCGGCTATCAGCCGCAGGTGCTGCGCGGCGGGCTGCACTTCCGGATGCCGCTGCAGTACAAGATCCACAGCATCCCGCTCGTCACGATCCCGCAGGGCAAGCTCGGCTACATCTTCGCCCGCGACGGCGCGCGGCTCGAGCCGGGGCAGACGCTGGCGTCCAACTCACGCGTCGTGAACTTCGAGGACGCGGATGCGTTTCTGCGCGGCGGCGGGCAGCGCGGGCCGCAGCGCCAGGTGCTCCGCGAGGGGATCTACGCCTTCAACCTGGCGCAGTTCGCCGTGATCACGGACGAGAAGGTCTACGCGCTGGCGCTGTCCGGCGAAGAGGCCGAGATCATCAAGCAGATGGCCGACATGATCACCCAGCGGGACGGCTTCCGCGCGGTGATCATCAAGGACGCGGACGACCTCGCCGGCGTCGTCACCGTCCACGACGGGCCGTCATTGCCGCAGGGTGCGATCATCGCCCCGACGATGGGCGACGACCCGGCCCACGCCGACACGTACCACAACAGCTTCCAGGACGCCGACAAGTTCCTGGCCGCCGGCGGCATGCGCGGCCGGCAGCTGCAGGTGCTCGTCGAGGGCACGTACTACCTGAACCGCCTGTTCGCCACGGTCGAGACGATCCCGAAGACCGTCGTCGACGTGGGCTACGTCGGGGTCGTCGTGTCCTACATCGGCGAGGTCGGCACGGACATCTCGGGCACGGACTACAAGCACGGCGAGCTCGTAACGCGCGGCAGCCGCGGCGTCTGGAGCGAGCCGCTCCTGCCGGGCAAGTACGCGTTCAACACGTACGCCGGCAAGGTCAACATGGTGCCGACGACCAACTTCATCCTGAAGTGGGTGCGCAGCGAGTTCGGGTCGCACAACCTGGACGAGAACCTGTCCGAGGTCTCGTTGATCACGAAGGACGCGTTCGAGCCGAACCTGCCGCTGTCGGTGGTCATCCACATCGACTACCGCCAGGCGCCGCTCGTGATCCAGCGCTTCGGCGATGTGAAGCGGCTGGTGGAGCAGACGCTGGACCCGATGGTGTCGGCGTACTTCAAGAACATCGGCCAGACGCGAACGCTCATCCAGCTGATCCAGGAGCGGAACCAGATCCAGGAACAGGCCAGCATCGAGATGAAGGCCAAGTTCCACCACTACAACCTCGAGCTGGAAGAGGTCCTGATCGGCACGCCGGCCTCGAGCAGCGGCGACGACAAGATCGAGGTGATCCTGACGCAGCTGCGCAGCCGCCAGATCGCCGAAGAGCAGGTCGAGACCTACAAGCGCCAGGAGCGGGCGGCCTTCCAGGAGCGCGTCCTGCGCGAGGCCGAGGCCAGGGCGCGCCAGCAGCAGAAGCTGACGGAGTCAGAGGTCGAGATCACGATCCAAAGCAACCAGGGCAAGGCGGACTACCAGCGGGCGTTGCAGCAGGCCGCCCAGATCCGCGCGCTGGCCGAGGCCGAGGGCGAGAAGGCGGCCCGCATCGGCATCGGACAGGCGATGGCCATCGAGGAGCAGGTGCGGGCGTACGGCGGGCCGCAGTTCCAGGTGATGCAGGCGGTGATGAACCGGTTCGCCGAGGCGATCGAGGCCTCGGGGGTCGACGTCGTGCCGAAGATCCTCATCGGCGGCAGCGGCGGCGGTGCGGGCGGCGATGGGTCGTCGGGCGGCGGCGGGGCGTTCGGCGGGGGCGGCGGGAGCGGCAGCCTCGTCGAGGCGTTGCTGGCGATGCTGCTGAGCGACAAGGTCGGCGGGCTGGCGAGCGCGGGCGGTGGCGACGGCGAGGGGGGCGGGCGGAGCCCGGAGGTCGAGGCGATGCGGAAGCAGATTCGGGAGGGGATGTTCAAGAAGGTGGAGGAGGTGTCGGAGGCGGTGGCCGCTCCGCCGGCAGCGCCCGCACAGTCGACGCCCTCGGGCACGGGAACACCCGGCGCGCCGGCGGGATCGACGGCAGGGGCGACGCCGGCGTGA
- a CDS encoding alpha/beta hydrolase has protein sequence MPANARSLAPARIAGVAALAALPFLATHALPAAPPPAHAQPAPPTRYVDLAFDRVTRTNDLTYATAIDKPTGRPVDLKLDIYEPAGDSSPARPVFVFLFGGGFVSGNKELEPRVYAEQMARRGYVSVAISYRLNQGDIARDGIPAAVADARQAVRWLRSNAATYRLDTDRIVIGGSSAGAITSLFLAYTDVARPAGGGADDASDDGSDVALVMDLWGGLYNQVNDLEAGEPPLAIVHGTADNIVPFGEATKLRDRAEAVGVPFAYHPLEGKGHAPYMPIELMTTLAPFFAEQLWPAGVERMPDLAATDRLHVSHRFMTLGRTDDASINVQRAPDAWHGTANFKVDAWQWRFVLEASEAVTISHQAMATFLDELADTPLEASLPLPTATAMPDVYSTFAFDLATGDDAIVGFTSHTSTFFRRRNKPYFVALDGRTWMTDGDEPDRALAAIYDALGFDTLDRLIREAELGPTAVPSPQPHGTATPLPKPAPRSRVWLPVAMR, from the coding sequence ATGCCTGCCAACGCGCGCTCGCTCGCCCCTGCCCGCATCGCTGGCGTCGCGGCCCTCGCCGCGCTGCCCTTCCTCGCCACCCACGCCCTGCCCGCCGCTCCCCCACCGGCCCACGCCCAGCCAGCACCCCCCACCCGCTACGTCGACCTCGCCTTCGACCGCGTCACCCGCACGAACGACCTCACCTACGCCACTGCCATCGACAAGCCCACCGGCCGCCCCGTCGACCTCAAGCTGGACATCTACGAGCCGGCCGGTGACTCCTCCCCTGCCCGCCCCGTCTTCGTCTTCCTGTTCGGCGGCGGATTCGTCTCCGGCAACAAAGAGCTCGAACCGCGCGTCTACGCGGAGCAGATGGCCCGCCGCGGCTACGTATCGGTGGCGATCAGCTACCGCCTGAACCAGGGCGACATCGCCCGCGACGGCATCCCGGCCGCCGTCGCCGACGCCCGCCAAGCCGTGCGCTGGCTGCGGTCGAACGCGGCGACGTACCGCCTGGACACCGACCGCATCGTCATCGGCGGCTCGTCGGCCGGCGCGATCACGTCGCTCTTCCTGGCCTACACGGACGTCGCGCGCCCTGCGGGCGGCGGTGCCGACGACGCGTCCGACGATGGTTCCGACGTCGCCCTTGTGATGGACCTCTGGGGCGGCCTCTACAACCAAGTGAACGACCTCGAAGCCGGCGAGCCGCCGCTGGCGATCGTCCACGGCACGGCGGACAACATCGTGCCGTTCGGCGAGGCGACGAAGCTACGCGATCGGGCGGAGGCCGTCGGTGTGCCGTTCGCGTACCATCCGCTGGAGGGGAAGGGGCACGCGCCGTACATGCCCATCGAGCTGATGACGACGTTGGCGCCGTTCTTTGCCGAGCAGCTCTGGCCGGCGGGGGTGGAGCGGATGCCGGACCTGGCGGCGACGGACCGCCTGCACGTCAGCCACCGCTTCATGACGTTGGGCCGGACCGACGACGCATCGATCAACGTCCAGCGGGCACCCGATGCCTGGCACGGCACGGCCAACTTCAAGGTCGATGCCTGGCAGTGGCGCTTTGTCCTTGAGGCGTCCGAAGCGGTCACGATCTCGCATCAGGCGATGGCGACATTCCTGGATGAGCTTGCCGACACGCCTCTCGAGGCCTCGCTGCCACTGCCGACAGCGACCGCAATGCCGGACGTGTACTCGACGTTCGCGTTCGATCTGGCCACAGGCGACGACGCCATCGTCGGCTTCACGAGCCACACATCGACGTTCTTCCGCCGCCGAAACAAGCCGTACTTCGTCGCACTCGACGGTCGCACCTGGATGACGGACGGCGACGAGCCGGACCGGGCGCTGGCCGCCATCTACGACGCGCTGGGCTTCGACACGCTCGATCGGCTGATCCGGGAGGCCGAACTGGGGCCGACGGCCGTGCCTTCGCCGCAACCACACGGGACCGCGACGCCGCTTCCAAAGCCGGCGCCGCGGTCCCGTGTCTGGCTACCCGTTGCGATGCGCTAG